One Paracoccaceae bacterium genomic region harbors:
- a CDS encoding branched-chain amino acid ABC transporter permease, with product MILFLEQLLNGLQYGITLFLLAAGLTLIFGIMGVINLAHGSLFMVGAYAGTLVAAETGSFWLGLPAALAAAAITGFVIETVVIRRLYARDHLDQVLATFALILTFNQLIVLGFGRQPVFTRLPAGLDGSVEILPGLPYPTYRILIIAVGLLVAAGLYLLINRTRIGALVRAGATNRDMVRALGVDIRLLYTVVFGLGALLAGLAGYLSGPISAVQVGMGEQILLATFVVVVVGGVGSIKGAFVAGLFLGVVDTMLRAFLPTVLRQVMPASEADGMGIALASMGIYLMMALVLLVRPRGLFAAGS from the coding sequence ATGATCCTGTTTCTCGAACAGTTGCTGAACGGCCTGCAATACGGGATCACCCTGTTCCTGCTGGCCGCCGGGCTGACGCTGATCTTCGGCATCATGGGGGTGATCAACCTGGCCCATGGATCGCTGTTCATGGTGGGGGCCTATGCCGGAACCCTGGTGGCGGCCGAGACCGGCAGCTTCTGGCTGGGCCTTCCGGCGGCACTGGCGGCGGCCGCGATCACCGGTTTCGTGATCGAGACGGTGGTGATCCGGCGCCTCTATGCGCGGGACCACCTGGATCAGGTGCTGGCGACCTTTGCCCTGATCCTGACGTTCAACCAGCTGATCGTGCTGGGCTTCGGGCGGCAGCCGGTGTTCACCCGCCTGCCTGCCGGGCTGGACGGGTCGGTCGAGATCCTGCCCGGCCTGCCCTATCCGACCTATCGCATCCTGATCATCGCGGTGGGCCTTCTGGTGGCGGCGGGGCTGTATCTGCTGATCAACCGCACGCGGATCGGCGCGCTTGTCCGGGCGGGGGCCACCAACCGCGACATGGTGCGGGCGCTCGGGGTGGACATACGGCTGCTCTATACCGTGGTGTTCGGCCTGGGGGCGCTGCTGGCGGGGCTGGCGGGCTATCTGTCGGGGCCGATCAGTGCGGTCCAGGTGGGGATGGGCGAACAGATCCTGCTCGCCACCTTCGTCGTGGTGGTCGTGGGCGGCGTGGGCTCGATCAAGGGGGCCTTCGTGGCGGGGCTGTTTCTGGGCGTGGTCGACACGATGCTGCGCGCGTTCCTGCCCACGGTCCTGCGGCAGGTGATGCCCGCCTCCGAGGCAGACGGGATGGGCATCGCGCTGGCCTCGATGGGGATCTACCTGATGATGGCGCTTG
- a CDS encoding ABC transporter substrate-binding protein, with protein MKKLLSAASLLALTALPGLADPVKIGVITTLSGPPGYIGEQIRDAMLLAAEQGGGKLGGVEVEFVVEDDGLKPGNGLQIAQKFLNDDGIKLITGIVFSNVAGATVPEVVDSGAIYISPNAGPSNLAGEGCHPNYFVVSWQNDSLHEASGAAAKVLGFKRAVALAPNYQAGKDAIEGFKRLFEGEVTEIFTQLDQTDFASEMAQIRAADPEVVFQFHPGGLGIAFLKQYQQAGLLGAIPMVLSEPSVDGVILNAVGEAAVGIKATTHWNEDFDNDASKAFVAAWRGKYGDRPITYYAQQAWDTAILIGAALEKTGSVDDVDAFAEALRTAEWASTRGDFAWGKNQHPVQDWFMVDIVAGEGGKPVARTGEQLRDNVGDIYADACKM; from the coding sequence ACTGCTGTCTGCCGCGAGCCTACTGGCGCTGACCGCGCTGCCGGGCCTTGCCGATCCGGTGAAGATCGGCGTGATCACCACACTGTCCGGCCCGCCCGGCTATATCGGCGAACAGATCCGCGACGCGATGCTGCTGGCCGCCGAGCAGGGCGGCGGCAAGCTGGGCGGCGTGGAGGTGGAGTTCGTGGTCGAGGACGACGGCCTGAAGCCCGGCAACGGCCTGCAGATCGCGCAGAAGTTCCTGAACGACGACGGCATCAAGCTGATCACGGGCATCGTGTTCTCGAACGTCGCGGGCGCCACGGTGCCCGAGGTGGTCGACTCGGGCGCGATCTACATCAGCCCGAACGCCGGCCCGTCGAATCTGGCAGGCGAGGGATGCCACCCCAACTATTTCGTGGTGAGCTGGCAGAACGACAGCCTGCACGAGGCATCGGGCGCCGCGGCGAAGGTGCTCGGCTTCAAGAGGGCGGTGGCGCTTGCGCCCAACTATCAGGCCGGCAAGGACGCCATCGAAGGCTTCAAGCGGCTGTTCGAGGGCGAGGTGACCGAGATATTCACCCAGCTTGACCAGACCGATTTCGCCAGCGAGATGGCGCAGATCCGCGCCGCCGATCCGGAAGTGGTGTTCCAGTTCCATCCCGGCGGCCTGGGTATCGCGTTCCTCAAGCAGTACCAGCAGGCCGGTCTTCTGGGCGCGATCCCGATGGTCCTGTCGGAGCCTTCGGTCGATGGCGTGATCCTGAACGCCGTGGGCGAGGCCGCCGTGGGCATCAAGGCCACGACGCACTGGAACGAGGATTTCGACAACGACGCGTCCAAGGCCTTCGTGGCCGCCTGGCGCGGCAAGTACGGCGACCGCCCGATCACCTACTATGCCCAGCAGGCATGGGATACCGCGATCCTGATCGGCGCGGCCCTGGAAAAGACCGGCAGCGTCGATGACGTCGATGCCTTCGCCGAGGCGCTGCGCACCGCCGAATGGGCCAGCACCCGGGGCGATTTCGCCTGGGGCAAGAACCAGCACCCGGTGCAGGACTGGTTCATGGTCGACATCGTGGCGGGCGAGGGCGGCAAGCCGGTGGCCAGGACCGGCGAACAGCTGCGCGACAATGTGGGCGACATCTACGCCGACGCCTGCAAGATGTGA